Within the Pirellulales bacterium genome, the region ACCGGCAACACGCAAATGTGCTCCGGCCGCAGGTCGCCGTGTCCGTCGACGATTCGCCCGTCGCAGACCCGCGCGGCAAACAGCTCGGCGTCCGCTTGCAGCATCAACAACTGCGCTGCATGCACGCGAGCCACCAGGTCGGCGGGCAACTCGTGACGGACGTTGCGCAGCTCGGCCAGGTTGGCCCGCACGTGGGCCTCGATCTGACCGCGGAATTGTTCGGCAAAAGCGAGCAACGGCACGGCGCGCTGGTAAAACGCGGCCAGCCGTGCAGCGATGCGCTGGCAATCGCCCTTTTTCAGCGCACGCCGGCGAATCAGCTCGTCGAGCATGCAATCGGCGGGCAAGCGGCGCATCTTCACAAGCCAATCAACCACCGGGCCGCTACCGGCAAGCTTGAGCCGTCCGCCCGCTTCGCGCGTCACCGGCACCACGTCGAGATAGACCTCTGGGGCCAGGCGACGGTTGAGCCGGACCTCGGTCTCGCACATGACCCGGCGGGCCTCGACGGTGCTGAAGTCGAGGAACTCGAAGTGGACCGGCTTCTTGGCCTTGTAGGCGAACTGGGGCGTGAGGAAGACCCAGGAGATATGCGTCTCGACGCGCTCGGTGCAGCGCACTCCCGGACCAAAGAACCCTAGTCGACCGGCCGCCGTGACCAATGATTCAGGGGCGGTACGGACATTCGCGGTCGAGTCGGCCGCCGTCACGTCGGACGTCGCCAGGACGAGCGTTTCCATGGTTGGCTCCCTACCATCGAACCCTTGAATGCCTTGAGCGAGACTCGATCGTGCAGTCACAGAGCCTTCGAATCCCGCTAAGCGCTGTCGGGCAAACCCCATGCCGCGGCTGGAAACCCCGAAAAACCCCGGATCGCAGACCATGGAGGGCATCGCGCCAAGGCTGCCTGGCACATTTGAGCACACCCCCCGGTTGATCGGGCGCGCGTCTTGCGCGCTGGCCGTAGGCGGCGCTGCACCGCGCCTGCCCGGTGAATTAGGGCCAAAGGGCGATGAGCGCGGCCGCGGCCACGAGCGGTGCCAAGAAGTAGCCGGCCACGCGCGCGAGCAGGGTGCGCGGAGCAAGCGTGGCGACGATGCCCGCCTTGAAGACCAGGTTGGCGATGCCTGCCGTGAGCACGAGCCGCCAGCCGATCGCCGGTTCCAGCCGTTGGCCTTCGACAAGCTGGGCCGTCGACAGCGTAATCGCGTCCATGTCGGTGAGGCCTGAAAGCATGGCCACGAGGTACAGCCCTTCGACGTGCAGGTATTCCCGGGCCGCGGCCAAGGCCAGGTTGACCAGACCGTACAAAGCCGCGAATACCAGCGCCGATTTCAGTTCCGTGGGGTTGGCTTGCTCGGGCAATCGGGCCGCGGTCCCCCGCAAACGCAGCCAGCCGACGGCCAGCGGCGCGGCACCCGCTGCCAAGACCAGTGCGACCGGCCACGCCGCTGCCCACGCCAAGCGCGACGAAACGACGGCCATCTCGCCGAGCACGCGGGCAAACACGGTGACGGCCGCGATCGCAATCACCACGGCGGCCTGGGCCGTGCCGTCCGGGTCGCGTGCCGTGCGCCGGGAGTAACCGGCCGTCGTCGCGGTGCTCGAAATCGCACCACCCAAGAGCCCCGCCAGCAAGACGCCGGCACTCTGGCCAAACAGCCGATAGGCGACATATCCGGCCAGGCTGATCCCCACGATCAGCACCACCATCAGCCAGACTTCGTACGGATTCAGCGCGTGGAGATGTTCAATCAGGGGACGATTCGGCACGACCGGCAGGACCACGCAGGTGATCAACACGAACTGCATCACCGCCTTGAAGTCTTCATTCGTCAACCGCCGCGCGAGGACGTGCAGCTCCGGCTTTAGATGCAACAGCACGGCCACGCCGGCACCCACCGCGACGGCAACGATCCACGGGCCCACCGCGAGGTAAGCGCCCACGATGAACATCAGCAGTACGGCGAACTCGGTCGTCGTGCCCAAAGACGGGTCGTCCTGGCGCGCAGGGCCGAGATTGCCGATGAGGATGACCCCGAGCACGGCCAACAGCGCCGCGGCGATCAGCCAGCCGCCGTAGATGCCGGCCAGCGTGGCGCTCAACGTGCCCAGCACGGTGATCAACGGAAAGGTGCGCAAGCCCGCCAGGCTCGCTCCCGACCGCTCGCGTTGCAGCCCGACGAGCAGCCCCAGCGCCAGGGCCAGGCCCAGGTGCTGGAACATCGGCGTCGGATCCTGGTCAAGGCCATGTGGCATGGCGAAATCGCCGGTAGGGAATTCAGGTGCTCGTGCCCCAGACAATTATCGCACACTGCCGCGCCCAACGGGAAAACGGGGTAAAAAAACACCCCGACAGTATGCGATTTAATGTCGCGCGAGCGTCATCACGATCTCGAACAAGATCAAGACGATGATGATCAGCTCCATCAATTCGGCCCGATAGGTGGCGGCCTGATCGGCGACGACCTGGTAAGCCCCCTCGAGCACGTCAAGCGATTCCTGGATGCTCTTCTGCCAGGCGTCGAGATGAAATCGGGCCGAGAGGTTGCGATACACCCGGGCCAGGTATTGATCGCCCACGAGTTTCAAGACATTGCCGGTGCGTTCGAATTGGTCGTTGGCTTCGAGCCGCAACCGTCCCAGACCGCGAAGTTGCCGCGTGTGCGTGCGCCAAAACGGCAGCCATCCTCGCGCCATGGGGCCGATCGTGCGGTACGACTCGGCCAGTTGCTCGTCGAGGTGATTGTCCAAATCGCGAAACTCGAGCAATTGCAAGTTCGCGAACTCGATCGTCTGCAGCGTCTCATCGCAGTCGTCGTCGATCAGCACGGCCGCGGACCAATCGCAGACGAACAAATCGCGCGGGCTGTACGACATCCGGACGCGGACCGCCTCGGCGGCTTCTTCCACGCTCAAGGGTCCCGCCTCGAGGCGGACCAGCGCCGCCAGCCAGGCCGGGTGGCGCGCCAGCAGCTCCTCGGGCTGGGGCAAGCCGGAAGTCGTGGCGAACTCGAAGACGAAATACTCCTCGGTCAGTTCGCCGAACTTGGGCCGTTCGATGGCCGGCTGAATCGCGGCGAAATGCAGCCGCGCCGTGCGGCGGGCCACGGCAATCAGCGGCTCGGCGTCGATCAGCGCCGCCGCCAGGGCCGGCAAGTCGCCGGGGCGGGCGTGCAGATCGCAGCGCAAGGCCACGCTCACGGCGGCGAAATCGAAAATCACCGTTTCGACCGTCGCCGACAAGGCTCCCACGACGGGCAATTCCAACGGCACCGGTGCGGAACGCACGCGCAGCGGCGGCGGGCGAAACGAAATCGACGTTGGCGTGCGCCGCCGCCGGGGCAGGGGGGCCGCCGCCGCCGACAACAAAGCGGCCGCACGCTGCAGGTCGACCGCGTCGCCCCAATCGAAGGCCACGAACATATGCAGCCGGCAAACCAGCGGCTCAGCGGTCGGCGGCGCGGCGTCCGGTAGCGCGGCCCGCCCGGCTTCGTCGGCCCGCGCCGCGGCGTCAGTCATGGTCCACGACTTCCGGCTCGCGATCGTATTTCGTCTCGCGGCCGGCTTGAATCTGCTTGACTTCCGCGCCGAGCTTGGCGATTTCGCCTGCCTGGTCGTGCAGGCCGACGATCAACAGGAACGACTGCTTGGCGCCCGCCTCGAGCCGGGAGACCCGGCCGTGTTCGCGCTCGTGCTTGCGGTTATAGGGAAAGTTCGTGCCCGGCTCGATGCCGGTCACATAGCCGTCGTGCTCGTGCGCCGTGTTTTTCCACACGGTCAGGTAGGGCAGATTCTGCAGGTAATAGCGGAACGAACACGCCAGGTCGCCCGCCGCGTTTTGCAGAAAGCAGAGCGTCTGGCCACCTTTGTCCGCATAGGGCCGCAGACAATAAACCTGTTCGACGTAGCCGGCGACCGGCCCCTCGTATTCGCCGAACCGATGCGGATCGCTCTGAGCGGCGACGTCGTTCATCGGCGTGACCTGCGCGACCGGCGCGACGAACCGCGCCTGCGACTCCAAGAGCGGCGGACCGAAGTTCGCGTGGTAGAGCATCTGGAACTCGCTCGGCGTGCCGCCGACGTTGACGACGTCGTCGACGATCGAAAACGCCGATTTGCCCGGCTCGATGATCAGCGTGGTCCGCAACAGCAGCTTCGGGCCATGCACCATCGTTTCATAGACGTCGCCGAGGAGTGAGACGCGATACGGCGCCTGTTTTTCGTAGACAACATCAACTTGTTGCGCAGGCAGGTAGTCGAGCTTGCCGTGCAGCGTCAGTTCGACTTCGGTTTTTTTCCCCGTGTTGTCGACGATCACGTCGCGGCCCGGGTGGCCGTTGTTTTCCAAGCCGCAACGACACAGCCAGGCGCCGAAGCCGTCGAGCCAGCCCAAGCCGCCGCGCGCCGACAGATTCACGAATTGCGGGTGCACGATGTCGCGGACGGGCGATTTCCAGCCCAGGCGCACGCGGCCGCGTTGGGCCGACCAGATCGACAGCCCGCGCGTCGGGACCACCACGATCTCCAAGTCGCCCACGGCCAGCGTAATCAGGTCGACGCCTTCCTGTTTTCCGCCGGCGAGCCGCTGCTTGGTCACGCGCCACTTCACCGGGCAATCGGGCACCAACTCGCTCCCTGCGAGCGTCAGCTCGGCCGGGTTGAAGCTTTCCTCGATGCTGACCAGCGTCGCCCGTCCGGTTTCCACGGCCGGTTCGACCTGGCGCGGCGCAGGTTCCGCACCGTACCCCGTGCCTGGCAGCGTCAGCAGCGCCAGGAACGACCAGCACCGACCCCAATTCCCACGCAGCAAAGTCCTCGACACGCTCGCCTCCTGGTTCATTTGCCGCCCGGTGCCAGGCCCGCCTTCTCGGCAAAGGGCAGCACGTCGGGCACCACGCACACGTCGGTGGTCAGCTTGAGCGGATAGCTCGCGCCCACGTCGAACGTCAGTTCCAGAAAAAATGCCGTATACCCCGTGGCCGGCGCGGCGACCGTCACCTCGAACACTCCCGGCGCAGCCGCGGCCACCGGCGTGCTCAGATAGGCCGGCCCAATCACGTCAAGCCGGAAATCACGGGCCTGGGGGTTCGTGGCCTGCCAGAGCTTGACCTCGCGCGGCGGGTCGTCGGCCGTCACGTGCAAGGTGCCCGCGGCCGTTCGCTGCCAACCGAAGCGCGGCCGCGCCTTGTGGTGCAGCACGCATTCATAAAAGGCCTGCAGCGTCTCGCGGGCATCGCTGCCGGCCAGCGAGTGTTTGGCGTTCGGCACGTAGCGCAGATGCTTTT harbors:
- a CDS encoding DUF4010 domain-containing protein, with translation MPHGLDQDPTPMFQHLGLALALGLLVGLQRERSGASLAGLRTFPLITVLGTLSATLAGIYGGWLIAAALLAVLGVILIGNLGPARQDDPSLGTTTEFAVLLMFIVGAYLAVGPWIVAVAVGAGVAVLLHLKPELHVLARRLTNEDFKAVMQFVLITCVVLPVVPNRPLIEHLHALNPYEVWLMVVLIVGISLAGYVAYRLFGQSAGVLLAGLLGGAISSTATTAGYSRRTARDPDGTAQAAVVIAIAAVTVFARVLGEMAVVSSRLAWAAAWPVALVLAAGAAPLAVGWLRLRGTAARLPEQANPTELKSALVFAALYGLVNLALAAAREYLHVEGLYLVAMLSGLTDMDAITLSTAQLVEGQRLEPAIGWRLVLTAGIANLVFKAGIVATLAPRTLLARVAGYFLAPLVAAAALIALWP
- a CDS encoding aldose 1-epimerase family protein, giving the protein MSRTLLRGNWGRCWSFLALLTLPGTGYGAEPAPRQVEPAVETGRATLVSIEESFNPAELTLAGSELVPDCPVKWRVTKQRLAGGKQEGVDLITLAVGDLEIVVVPTRGLSIWSAQRGRVRLGWKSPVRDIVHPQFVNLSARGGLGWLDGFGAWLCRCGLENNGHPGRDVIVDNTGKKTEVELTLHGKLDYLPAQQVDVVYEKQAPYRVSLLGDVYETMVHGPKLLLRTTLIIEPGKSAFSIVDDVVNVGGTPSEFQMLYHANFGPPLLESQARFVAPVAQVTPMNDVAAQSDPHRFGEYEGPVAGYVEQVYCLRPYADKGGQTLCFLQNAAGDLACSFRYYLQNLPYLTVWKNTAHEHDGYVTGIEPGTNFPYNRKHEREHGRVSRLEAGAKQSFLLIVGLHDQAGEIAKLGAEVKQIQAGRETKYDREPEVVDHD